The Accipiter gentilis chromosome 14, bAccGen1.1, whole genome shotgun sequence genome contains a region encoding:
- the LOC126045869 gene encoding uncharacterized protein LOC126045869, producing the protein MACRAAAAVQLLVGQLSLFPLGFSGAGAQGGPNFELQQPQDKVSVAAGETLTLTCTTSGVGPLGPVKWLKGWGDGNETVYEQKGTFPRVTRVVSESNTDFSIHIRDVRPEDAGTYYCIKFNKTVSGVEMFRRGKGTVVSLHDRALVPSMVAAAVVLCFLLLGLFVTLCMYRRKRRGEAESQRLARLAAAGSFLPIHLRCCAGTPSTPRSVRTTSSFCTPSNEIVDAETSHLPSKQSSKEDNDIHYADLQPLPTAPRHSRTPGTACSEYASIRVAAK; encoded by the exons ATGGCCTGCCGTGCCGCTGCGGCCGTTCAGCTCCTAGTCGGCCAGCTCAGCCTCTTCCCGCTGGGGTTCTCGG GTGCGGGTGCCCAGGGGGGTCCGAACTTCgagctgcagcagccccaggacaAGGTGTCGGTGGCAGCGGGGGAGACGCTCACCCTGACCTGCACCACGTCTGGAGTCGGTCCCCTCGGCCCCGTGAAGTGGCTGAAGGGCTGGGGCGATGGGAATGAGACCGTTTATGAACAGAAAGGCACCTTCCCCCGCGTGACGCGGGTAGTGAGTGAGTCCAACACAGACTTCAGCATCCACATCAGGGATGTTCGCCCCGAGGATGCCGGCACCTATTACTGCATCAAGTTCAACAAAACGGTGAGCGGTGTGGAGATGTTTCGACGTGGAAAGGGCACGGTGGTTTCCCTGCATG ATAGAGCCCTGGTTCCCAGCATGGTGGCTGCAGCTGTAgtgctctgcttcctcctccttggCCTCTTTGTCACCCTTTGCATGTACAGGAGGAAGCGCAGAGGCGAGGCAGAAAGCCAGCGCCTGGCCAGGCTGGCAGCCGCGGGCAGCTTCTTGCCCATCCATCTGCGGTGCTGtgcagggacccccagcacccccaggtccgtACGCACCACCTCTTCCTTCTGCACCCCAAG caacgAAATCGTGGATGCAGAGACCTCACATCTGCCCAGCAAG caaagcagcaaggAGGACAATGACATCCACTATGCCGatctccagcccctgcccacagccccgcGGCACAGCAGGACCCCCGGCACAGCCTGCTCCGAGTACGCCAGCATCAGGGTAGCTGCCAAGTGA
- the LOC126045863 gene encoding tyrosine-protein phosphatase non-receptor type substrate 1-like, giving the protein MGITPALVTWALPLTYLMLFLLRRCPGAGAQAGPDFELQQPQDKVSVTAGETLTLTCTTSRTGPLGPVKWLKGWGDGNETVYDQTVTVPRVTRVGGIFDTDFSIHIRDVRPEDAGTYYCVKFDKRVGGLDVFRHGKGTVVSVHAKPTPPVVSGPDNRTGPGQRVPFTCTAGGFFPKEIDVKWFKDKDRISVQPPSITLGQTKSSYDMSSTAVVTLQEDDVRSQLICEVQHSTLTAPLRGMYQLSKALRVSPKVSVVAGVPSPVEVNKTMNFTCYVKGFYPGEVAVAWLENGMEIKVENVSQPVETPRGLFELRSLVEVQATEEKNGSVFTCRVVHDAQDPISRAATLWIAVAAKGELSDRTQTNNGVSLLYCSGLWLGILLEKGLLGGLLIFLFKRARA; this is encoded by the exons ATGGGAATCACCCCGGCTCTGGTGACATGGGCACTGCCTCTCACCTACTTGATGCTGTTTCTGCTCCGGAGATGCCCAG GTGCGGGTGCCCAGGCAGGCCCAGACTTCgagctgcagcagccccaggacaAGGTGTCGGTGACAGCGGGGGAGACGCTCACCCTGACCTGCACCACGTCTCGAACTGGTCCTCTTGGCCCTGTGAAGTGGCTGAAGGGCTGGGGTGATGGGAACGAGACCGTTTATGACCAGACGGTTACCGTCCCCCGCGTAACGCGGGTAGGGGGTATTTTCGACACAGACTTCAGCATCCACATCAGGGATGTTCGCCCCGAGGATGCCGGCACCTATTACTGCGTGAAGTTTGACAAACGGGTGGGCGGTCTTGATGTGTTTCGGCATGGAAAGGGCACGGTGGTGTCCGTGCACG CCAAACCCACCCCCCCAGTCGTGTCTGGACCTGACAACAGAACGGGGCCGGGGCAACGGGTGCCTTTCACCTGCACGGCCGGAGGGTTCTTCCCCAAAGAGATTGATGTGAAATGGTTCAAGGACAAGGACCGGATCTCAGTTCAGCCACCCAGTATCACCCTTGGACAGACGAAATCCTCCTACGACATGTCCAGCACTGCGGTGGTGACACTGCAGGAGGACGATGTCCGCTCGCAGCTCATCTGTGAGGTGCAGCACTCCACGCTGACGGCCCCACTGAGGGGGATGTACCAGCTCAGCAAAGCCCTGcgag TTTCCCCCAAAGTCAGCGTGGTCGCTGGCGTGCCGAGCCCCGTTGAGGTGAACAAGACCATGAACTTCACTTGCTACGTGAAGGGGTTTTACCCAGGAGAAGTGGCCGTCGCCTGGCTGGAGAACGGGATGGAGATAAAGGTGGAGAACGTCTCCCAGCCGGTGGAGACCCCCCGGGGCTTGTTTGAGCTGAGGAGCCTGGTGGAGGTCCAAGCGACGGAGGAGAAGAACGGGTCCGTGTTCACCTGCCGAGTGGTGCACGATGCCCAGGACCCCATCAGCAGGGCGGCCACCCTGTGGATCGCTGTCGCAGCCAAGGGGGAATTGAGCGACAGGACCCAGACAAATAACG GTGTGAGCCTCCTGTATTGCTCTGGCTTGTGGCTTGGCATCCTGCTCGAGAAGGGGCTTCTCGGCggcctcctcatcttcctcttcaaGCGCGCAAGGGCATGA
- the NSFL1C gene encoding NSFL1 cofactor p47 codes for MADREEALREFVAVTGVEEERARFFLESAGWDLQIALASFYEDGGDEDILTLPQPTPSSISRGTAASDHRVTSFRDLVHAQEEDDEEEEGQRFYAGGSERSGQQIVGPPRKKSPNELVEDLFKGAKEHGAVAVDRTAKSGGETSKPKPFAGGGYRLGATPEEESAYVAGERRQNSAQDVHVVLKLWKSGFSLDSGELRSYQDPSNAQFLDDIRRGEVPAELRRLARGGQVNLDMEDHRDEEYVKPKSVFKAFTGEGQKLGSTVPQVMGTSSPAQQAENEAKASSAIAIDESEPITNIQIRLADGGRLVQKFNHNHRIRDIRLFIVDARPAMAATSFVLMTTFPNKELTDENQTLKEANLLNAVIVQRLT; via the exons ATGGCGGACAGGGAGGAGGCGCTGAGGGAGTTCGTGGCCGTGACCGGCGTCGAGGAGGAGCGAGCGCGTTTCTTCTTGGAGTCCGCCGGTTGGGATCTCCAG ATTGCGCTTGCCAGTTTCTACGAGGATGGGGGTGATGAGGACATTCTGACTCTTCCCCAGCCGACACCCAGCTCTATATCCAGAGGCACTGCAGCCAG TGACCACAGAGTAACATCGTTTAGAGACCTTGTTCACGCGCAGGAGGAggatgatgaagaggaggagggacaGCG GTTTTATGCCGGTGGCTCGGAGAGAAGTGGACAGCAGATCGTTGGTCCTCCGAGGAAGAAGAGTCCCAACGAACTGGTGGAGGATCTGTTCAAAGGAGCAAAGGAACATGGTGCAGTGGCGGTTGATCGGACAGCCAAGAGCGGTGGCGAGACTAGCAAGCCTAAA CCTTTCGCAGGGGGAGGGTATCGTCTCGGGGCTACTCCAGAGGAGGAGTCTGCTTATGTGGCAGGAGAGAGGAGACAGAACTCTGCTCAGGAT GTGCATGTCGTACTGAAGCTCTGGAAGAGTGGATTCAGTCTGGATAGCGGAGAACTGAGGAGCTACCAGGATCCGTCCAATGCCCAGTTTCTTGATGATATCCGCAGAGG GGAAGTCCCAGCAGAGCTGCGCAGGTTAGCACGGGGTGGACAAGTGAACCTGGATATGGAGGATCACCGTGATGAGGAGTATGTGAAACCTAAAAGTGTCTTCAAAGCTTTTACTGGAGAAGGACAGAAGCTGGGCAG CACTGTGCCCCAGGTGATGGGCACCAGCTCACCAGCCCAGCAGGCAGAAAATGAAGCCAAAGCCAGTTCTGCTATCGCTATTGATGAGTCGGAGCCTATCACCAACATCCAAATCCGGCTTGCTGACGGTGGGCGACTGGTCCAGAAGTTTAACCACAATCACAG GATCCGTGACATCCGACTCTTCATAGTAGATGCTCGGCCAGCAATGGCTGCCACCAGTTTCGTCCTCATGACCACCTTCCCAAATAAAGAGCTGACTGATGAGAACCAAACCCTGAAGGAAGCCAACCTGCTCAATGCTGTCATTGTTCAGCGGTTAACATAA